One genomic segment of Gorilla gorilla gorilla isolate KB3781 chromosome 23, NHGRI_mGorGor1-v2.1_pri, whole genome shotgun sequence includes these proteins:
- the YWHAH-AS1 gene encoding putative uncharacterized protein YWHAH-AS1, with protein MVPTGWAGVGGAVVHGPGKLEKAVPSPRALDFLSVKWEAAMMNSKVPFFFSSESLGYFATGRPADNVMTTQEDTTGLLQKTSLWTMSRPGAKKVINSYFIAGRGPAVCYYAVSWLRQGFSINLTSFGRIPWLHAGVGTCPSPQSWVSPFLQSHREHHYAKTSSHSQPSPQSLALCLAYSRCSINICQMTECMSPASGCHQALREPGRSEESFWIPATPYISNIFSES; from the exons ATGGTTCCCACTgggtgggctggggtgggaggggctgTCGTGCATGGTCCGGGAAAGCTGGAGAAGGCTGTTCCTTCACCCCGAGCCTTGgatttcttatctgtgaaatgggaggcTGCAATGATGAATAGCaaagtacctttttttttcagCTCTGAAAGTCTAGGATATTTTGCCACTGGAAGACCAGCAGACAATGTCATGACAACTCAAGAGGATACAACAGGGCTGCTTCAAAAGACAAGTCTTTGGACCATGTCAAGACCTGGAGCAAAGAAGGTAATAAACTCCTACTTCATAGCAGGCCGTGGGCCAGCAGTTTGCTACTACGCTGTCTCTTGGTTAAGGCAAG GTTTCAGTATCAACCTGACTTCTTTTGGAAGGATCCCTTGGCTTCACGCTGGAGTGGGCACCTGCCCTAGCCCACAGAGCTGGGTTTCTCCCTTTCTTCAATCACACAGGGAGCACCACTATGCAAAGACCTCATCACATTCACAGCCGTCTCCGCAGAGCCTCGCATTGTGCTTGGcatatagcaggtgctcaataaatatctgccaAATGACTGAATGCATGTCGCCAGCCTCAGGATGCCACCAGGCCCTGAGGGAGCCAGGAAGATCAGAGGAAAGCTTTTGGATTCCTGCCACACCTTACATTAGCAACATCTTCTCCGAGTCCTGA